In Pseudomonas sp. ADAK2, the genomic window CTATACAGCGTCGCATTGCTGTTGTGGTCGATCGCCACGGTGATGCTCGGTTTCGCCGCCAGCTTCATCGCGCTGTTCGTGCTGCGCATGGCGGTCGGTGCGCTGGAAGCCCCGGCGTATCCGATCAACAGCCGCGTGGTCACCACATGGTTCCCCGAGCGTGAGCGCGCCACGGCCATCGGTTTCTACACCTCCGGGCAGTTTGTCGGGCTGGCGTTTCTCACGCCGGTACTGGCCTGGTTGCAGCATGAGTTTGGCTGGCACATGGTGTTCGTCAGCACCGGTGTGGTGGGCATTATCTGGGCGGTGATCTGGTACGCGGTGTATCGCGAGCCGCGAGATTTCAAGGGCGCCAACGAGGCGGAAATCGACTTGATCCGCGAGGGCGGCGGGTTGGTGGATATCCAGGCGGACACCGCCAAGGCCAAGGCGAAATTCAGCTGGACCGACCTCGGCATTGTCCTGAGTAAACGCAAACTGTGGGGCATTTACCTCGGCCAGTTCTGCCTCAATTCTACGCTGTGGTTCTTCCTGACCTGGTTCCCGACTTACCTGGTGAAATATCGCGGCATGGACTTCATCAAGTCCGGCTTGCTTGCATCGTTGCCGTTTCTCGCGGCGTTCGTCGGTGTGTTGTGTTCCGGGTTCTTCTCCGACTTTTTGATTCGTCGCGGCTACACCGTCGGTTTCGCCCGCAAGCTGCCGATCATTGGTGGTCTGCTGATTTCCACTTCGATCATCGGCGCCAACTTCGTCGAATCGACGCCGCTGGTGATTGCCTTCCTCGCGTTGGCGTTCTTCGGTAACGGGCTCGCCTCGATTACCTGGTCGCTGGTTTCAACGCTGGCCCCGGCGCGGTTGCTCGGATTGACCGGCGGGGTGTTCAATTTCATCGGCAACCTGTCGGCGATTACCACACCGATCGTCATCGGTTTCCTCGCCACCGGCGATTCGTTTGCCCCGGCGATTACCTACATCGCGGTGCTCGCGCTGATCGGTGCACTGTCCTACGTGCTGCTGGTGGGCAAGGTCGAGCGTATCGAGTTGTAGTCCCGGCCGTCGGGCGACCATAATGCCGCCCGTTCCCTCGCTCAACGGTAAAGGCTGGATATGCAGGAAGACGCCCCAAAAATCGCCAAGGACGCCGCGCCGACCGGCACCCAGACACTGCTTCGTGGTTTGGGTGTGGTTCAGGCCGTGGCCAGTGGCGCCCGCGATCTCAAGGAAATCGCCCGGCTGATCGGTACGACGCGCAGCACGACGCATCGTCTGGCCAGTTGCCTGGTGGACGAGCGTTACCTGCGTGTGGTGCCGCAAGTCGGCTATTTGCTGGGGCCGAAGCTGATCGAACTGGGTTTCCAGGCGCGGGAAGAGTTGCCGCTGGTGACGTTGGCCGGGCCGTATCTGGATGAGTTGTCGGCGTTGACCGGCGACACCATTCACCTGGCGATTCGTGAGGGCGACGAGGTGCTGTACTTGCACAAGAATCCGGGGCGCAATGGCCCGGAAATGCGTTCGCGGGTCGGCCATCGCATGCCATTGGCGCGCACCGGGATCGGCAAGGCGCTGATGCTCGATGACACCCAGCAAGACTGGAAGCGGCTGTACGAAGTGAGCCTGCCGGCGGGTGGGAAAAATCAGTTCTGGCCGCAGCACCCGGAGCAGTCCTGGGAGCAGTTTCAGCAGCGCATGGTGGAATATGTGGCGGGAGGGTACGCGTTCGATCTGGAGGACAACGAACCGTCGATCCGTTGTGTCGCGGCACCGATTCGGGATGCCAGCAAGCGCATCGTTGCCGGGATCAGCATCGCCAGCACCGTGCCGTACATGCCGCTGGAAAAAATGGCCGAGCTGATTCCCCTGATCAAAGGGGTCACGGCCCGGCTCTCTGCCGAACTCGGCGCTAAGGTCTGATCAGACCTTCAGCGTCGACATGTCGATCACGAAGCGGTACTTCACGTCACCGGCAATCATGCGGGTGAACGCTTCGTTGATCTGATGGATGTTGAGCATTTCGATGTCGCAGGTGATGTTGTGCTCGGCGCAGAAATCCAGCACTTCCTGGGTTTCGGCAACGCCACCGATCAGCGAACCGGCCAGCACGCGGCGGCTCATCACCAGTTTGCCGGCGTGGACCGGTGGATCAACCGGTTCGATCAAACCCACCAGGATATGCACGCCGTCGAAGCGCAGGGTGTCGAGGTAGGGGTTGAGGTCGTGCTGCACCGGAATGGTGTCCAGCAGGAAGTCGAAATGACCGGCGGCGGCCTTCATCTGTTCGGCATCGGTGGACACGATCACGTGGTCCGCGCCCTGGCGTCGGGCTTCTTCAGCCTTGCTCGCCGAGCGGGTGAACAACGTCACTTCGGCGCCCATGGCCTTGGCGAACTTGATGCCCATGTGGCCGAGACCGCCCATGCCGAGGATCCCGACCTTGTCGCCGGCCTTCACGCCGTAGTGCTTGAGCGGCGAGTAGGTGGTGATGCCGGCGCAGAGGATCGGCGCGGCGCTGGCCAGGTCGAGTTTTTCCGGGATGCGCACCACGAAATGTTCGCTGACCACGATGCTGTCGGAGTAACCGCCCATGGTGTTGCTGCCATCGACCCGGTCCGGGGTGGCGTAAGTCATGGTCGGACCTTCGAGGCAATATTGCTCAAGGTTGGCCTGACAGGCTTCGCAGCTGCGGCAGGAGTCGACCATGCAGCCAACACCGACCAGATCGCCGATTTTGTGCTTGGTGACGTTCGTGCCGATGGCGGTGACTTTGCCGACGATCTCGTGGCCGGGCATCAGCGGGTAAACGGCGATGCCCCACTCGTTGCGGGCCTGGTGGATGTCGGAATGGCAGACGCCGCAGTACAAAATGTCGATCGCAACGTCGTCGGCCCGAGGGCTGCGGCGTTCGAATTTCACGGGGGCGAGGGGAGTGGTGGCCGACTGGGCGGCGTATCCGATAGCGGTGTACATAAGGAACCTCGCAAAAGCAGTGACAGGTGAGGTGGGCCATTCTGGGCACTGAACCGGGTGTCGGCCATGGCGATTCCTCCGGGTGTCATGCCTAATCCTCCGGCATGTGCCGTGGATTGGTCGCATTGGCCACCAGACCTGCGATGATGCTTTCATCCCGATTTCCGTGAAGTTTTCCCCATGTTGTTGACTCGTCATTTAGATGCCAATGCCACGCTGGTTTCACTGCTCCAGCCGCTGACCACCCGCGACGGTTTCGCCCCCACGGCGTTGCCGGGTGTGCAGGTGTTGCGCGCCAGTTGCGATGTGGCCCGTGGTCCGCAAATCTACGAGCCGAGCCTGGTGATCATCGTCCAGGGCAGCAAACTGGCGTACCTGGGGCCGCGAACCCTGGAATATGGCGCCGGGCATTATCTGATTCAGGCGTTGCCGGTGCCGTTCGAGTGCGAGACGTTTGCCGCGCCGGAGGGGCCGATGCTGGGGATTTCCATCGCCATCGACCGGATCTTGCTTGGTGAATTGGTGTTGGCCATGGGGCTGGTGTCGGGGCGCAGTATTGCGGCGCAGACGCTGGAGTCCATGACCTCGACAGTGCTCGACGACGGCATGCGCGGTTGCGTGGAGCGGCTGTTGCGCTGCCTGCACGATCCGCTGGAATGCCAGATCATGGGCCAGGCGCGGGTGCGTGAATTATTGTTCGTAGCCTTGCGCGGTCCCCAGGCCGATGTGTTGCGGGCGTTGGTGGAACAGCAAGGGCAGTTCGCGCGGATTGCGGCGTCGCTTAATCATCTGCACGGGCATTTCACCGAGCCTTTGAATGTGGAGACCCTGGCCGGTTGCGCGAACATGAGTGCGTCGACCTTTCATGAGCATTTCAAGCGCAGCACGTTGTTGTCGCCGGTGCAGTATCTGAAGCGTTTGCGATTGCTCAAGGCGCAGCAATTGTTGCTGGGGGAAGGCTTGGGCGTGGCGCAGGTGGCGCATCGGGTGGGGTATCAGAGCACGTCGCAGTTCAGTCGCGAGTACAAGCGCTACTTTGAGCGTAATCCGGGGGATGAGCGGGCGGCGTGAGCGAAGGCGTCCTTGAAAATTACGCCCACTCCAACTTTCACCGGGCAACAAAAAGGCCCCCGTTTCGGGAGCCTTGATGTTCAGGCGTTCGGCTTACATGTTCGGGTAAGTCGGGCCGCCGGAGCCTTCCGGCGCCACCCAGGTGATGTTCTGTGTAGGGTCCTTGATGTCGCAGGTCTTGCAGTGAACACAGTTCTGGGCGTTGATCTGGAAGCGCTTCTCGCCGTCTTCCTTGGTCACCACTTCGTACACGCCCGCCGGGCAGTAGCGCTGGGCAGGCTCATCGTACAAAGGCAGGTTCTTGCTGATCGGGATGCTCGGGTCGGTCAGCTTCAGGTGGCAAGGTTGTTCTTCTTCGTGGTTGGTACCGGAGATGAACACCGAGCTGAGTTTGTCGAAGCTGATTTTGCCGTCGGGTTTCGGGTAGTCGATCTTCTTGCAGTCCGCCGCGAGCTTCAGGCACGCGTAATCCGGCTTGGTGTCGTGCAAGGTGAACGGCAGTTTGCCGCCGAAGATGTTCTGGTCGAGCCAGTTGAAACCACCGCCAACGATCGCACCGAACTTGTGGATCGCCGGGCCGAAGTTGCGGCTGGCGAACAGTTCGTCGTAGAGCCAGCTCTTCTTGAAGGCGTCGACGTAAGTGGTCAGCTCTTCGGTGCCATCCTTCTCGGCGAACAACGCCTCGGCCACTGACTCAGCAGCGAGCATGCCGGACTTCATCGCGGTGTGGCTGCCTTTGATTTTGGCGAAGTTCAGGGTGCCGAGGTCGCAACCGATCAGCGCGCCGCCCTTGAACACCATCTTCGGCAGCGAGTTCAGGCCACCCTTGCAGATCGCGCGGGCGCCATAGCTGATGCGCTTGCCGCCTTCCAGGTACTGCTTGAGCACCGGGTGATGCTTGAGGCGCTGGAACTCGTCGAACGGCGACAGGTAAGTGTTGCTATAGGACAGATCGACGATCAGACCGACGACCACCTGGTTGTTTTCCAGGTGATAAAGGAAGGAGCCACCGGTGTTCTCGGAACCCATGATGTCCAGCGGCCAGCCGGCGGTGTGGACCACCAGGCCTGGCTGATGCTTGGCCGGGTCGATTTCCCAGATTTCTTTCAGGCCGATGCCGTAGTGCTGGGCGTCGGCATCGCTGTCGAGGTTGAAGCGCTTGATCAGTTGCTTACCGATGTGGCCACGGCAACCTTCGGCGAACAGCGTGTACTTGCCACGCAACTCCATGCCGGGGGTGTACAGGCCTTCTTTCGGGTTGCCTTCGCGGTCAACGCCCAGATCACCGGTGATGATCCCGCGCACTACGCCGTTTTCGTCGAACAGCGCTTCCTGAGCGGCGAAGCCCGGGTAGATTTCCACGCCCAGGTTCTCGGCCTGCTGGGCGAGCCAGCGGCACAGGTTGCCCAAGGAGATGATGTAGTTGCCTTCGTTGTGCATGGTCTTGGGCACAAAGAGATCGGGAATCTTCTGCGCGCTTTCAGCGTTCTTGAGAACGAAGATGTCATCGCGGGTGACCGGCGTGTTCAGCGGGGCGCCGAGTTCTTTCCAGTCCGGGAACAATTCGTTCAGGGCGCGTGGTTCGAACACGGCACCAGACAGGATGTGAGCACCGACTTCGGAGCCTTTTTCGACCACGCAGACGCTGATTTCCTTACCGGCTTCGGCGGCCTTCTGCTTCAAGCGGCAGGCGGCGGAAAGACCAGCGGGGCCGGCACCGACGATGACCACGTCGAATTCCATGTATTCGCGTTCCACAGGTTATCTCCTACTCAAGGCTCAACAGTTTTTTTTCTAATATTGGAGGTTTGGTGTCGCATCCATGAATTCCGGCGCAATGCCGGAAGAGGACAATCGATGAACCACCTTTCTCTCTGGGTGGCGCATTATATCTACACCACTCCTAGCGTCCAATACAAACGTTTGTTTGAATTGGCTCTGAGCCAGAGAAATCAAAGTCACGCGGCTTATGACTGGCCATTTTGCCGTATTGACCGGAATAGGTGTTCCGGTCAAGATACGGGCGGTTTTGCGCTCGCCGTAGGCTGACTGTTGGTTTCAAGAGCACCTCTAAAGACAGGGCGATGGCAGTACAAGGTGATGCGCAACGAAGGTTCGGCGCGCAGTTTACACGCCGCGGTAATGAATGACTCATCGGTCACCACTGACGAACGGTCATCAGCAACGCGAGCCGTGTCACCCCGTTCAGATGCCAGCGTTTTTAGAGGTGCCCTTGCGCCCACGAGCATCAACCGCCAGGTTCGCCTAGGCGACTTTCTTTTCACCGGAGAGTAACGAGGAATCCATGAAGGTTCTTGTAGCTGTCAAACGCGTTGTGGATTACAACGTCAAGGTTCGCGTCAAGGCGGACAATTCCGGCGTCGACCTCGCTAACGTGAAGATGTCGATGAACCCGTTCTGCGAAATCGCAGTGGAAGAAGCCGTACGCCTGAAAGAGAAAGGTGTTGCGACTGAAATCGTCGTCGTCTCGATCGGTCCGTCCACCGCTCAAGAGCAACTGCGCACCGCGCTGGCTCTGGGTGCCGACCGCGCCATCCTCGTCGAATCCGCTGAAGATCTGACTTCCCTGGCCGTTGCCAAACTGTTGAAGGCTGTTGTCGACAAGGAACAGCCTCAGCTGGTGATCCTCGGCAAACAAGCCATCGACAGCGACAACAACCAGACTGGCCAGATGCTCGCTGCATTGAGCGGCTACGGTCAGGGCACGTTCGCTTCGAAAGTCGAAGTCACTGGCGACACCGTTGCCGTGACCCGCGAAATCGACGGCGGCGCGCAGACAGTTTCCCTGAAACTGCCGGCCATCGTCACCACCGACCTGCGTTTGAACGAGCCGCGCTACGCGTCCCTGCCAAACATCATGAAAGCCAAGAAGAAGCCTCTCGAAGTGCTGACTCCGGACGCTTTGGGCGTTTCCACCGCCTCCACCAACAAGACCGTGAAAGTCGAAGCGCCGGCTGCACGCAGCGCGGGTATCAAGGTCAAGTCGGTGGCTGAACTGGTCGAGAAACTGAAAAACGAAGCGAAGGTAATCTAAATGACTATCTTGGTTATTGCTGAACACGACAACAAAGTGCTGGCCCCGGCCACGCTGAACACCGTGGCCGCTGCCGTCAAAATCGGCGGTGACATCCACGTTCTGGTTGCCGGTCAAGGCGCTGGCGCCGTGGCTGAAGCCGCTGCGAAAATCGCTGGCGTGGCGAAAGTGCTGGTGGCCGACAACGCCGCCTACGCTCACCAGTTGCCGGAAAACGTTGCGCCGCTGGTTGCAGAGTTGGGCAAGGGCTACAGCCACATCCTGGCTGCCGCCACTTCCAACGGCAAAAACATCCTGCCGCGCGTCGCCGCGTCGCTGGACGTTGACCAGATCTCCGAGATCATCTCGGTTGAAAGCGCTGATACCTTCAAGCGCCCGATCTACGCCGGTAACGCCATCGCGACCGTTCAGTCGAACGCTGCGGTCAAAGTGATCACCGTGCGCGCCACCGGTTTCGACCCGGTTGCCGCTGAAGGTGGTTCGGCGGCTGTTGAAGCGGTTGCGGCGGCCCATGACGCTGGCACTTCGAGCTTCGTTGGCGAAGAACTGGCCAAGTCCGATCGTCCGGAACTGACCGCTGCCAAGATCGTCGTTTCCGGCGGGCGCGGCATGCAGAACGGCGACAACTTCAAACACCTGTACGCCCTGGCTGACAAGCTGGGCGCTGCTGTCGGCGCTTCCCGCGCTGCGGTCGACGCAGGTTTCGTACCCAACGACATGCAGGTCGGTCAGACCGGCAAGATCGTTGCTCCACAGCTGTACATCGCGGTCGGCATCTCCGGCGCGATCCAGCACCTGGCCGGCATGAAAGACTCCAAAGTGATCGTCGCGATCAACAAGGACGAAGAAGCGCCGATCTTCCAGGTGGCCGATTACGGCCTGGTGGCAGACCTGTTCGAAGCAATCCCCGAGTTCGAGAAGCTGGTCTAATCCAGCGACCTGACTTATAAAGAGCCCGACCTTTTGGTCGGGCTTTTTTTTGTTTCGGATTTGAGTGGGAGAGTGTTGCCATGGATTTGCGCCGCGTAAGTGGCTGGTCATTGCTGCTGGGGTTGACGCTGTTGCCGGGGCTCGCGAGCGCCGCCGGCAAATGCGAACGCCTGGTGGTCACCGGCAGCCCGGATGCACCGCCGTACCTGTGGCAAGACCCGCAGAACCCCAAGCACCTGATCGGCGCCAGTGCCGATTTGTTGCAGCACGTGGCGGGGGAGTTGGGCATCAAGGTAGAAATGCTCTACGCCGGTAAACGTTCCCAGGCCCTGGACGAAGTGCGCAGCGGGCGCATGGACATGCTGGCGGACGCGCCGTTGACGCTCAGCGAGCTGGAAACCCTGGATTACATCCATCCGCCGCTGCTGGAAAACGATTACCTGGTCTGGACGCGCATAGGCTCGACGCTGACCTACAGTGAAGCAAAAGACCTGCACGGGCACCCGGGCGCCGTGTCGGAAAAGTCTCGAATGACCCGGGAATTTGGCACTTTCGCCGAGCAGCAATTAACCCTGAGCCGTACACCAAACCTCACCCAGGCCTTTCAGAAATTGCTGTTGGGCGAGGTGGAATATGTACTCGCCGGACGCTACTCGGGCATGGCGGCCGCGCAGGCACTGGGCATGGGCAATGACCTGCAAGCCTTCCCGCAACCCGTCGACAAACCCGGCCTGTTCCTCGCGGTTTCCCATAACTCCGCCTGCAACGATCCGTGGTTGCGCGGACAGCTGGCCAAAAAGATGACAGAATTGCCCGCGTCCGGACTGACGGAAGCCGTGCTGCAACGCAACATCGAGCGTTGGAAAGCCCAGCAGCAACTGCAGCAACACCCCGCCAGTACCCCAAAACAGTAGGGATTTTTAGTGAGTATTCGACCTCTTTTCGCTGCCCTGGCCGTTCTGGCTCTGGCGGGTTGTGCAGCCGATCCGGCGCCGAATGAACAAATACGCCTGACCGAGCAGGCCCTCATACAAGCCAAGGCCGTTGGCGCCACTGCTGACGAAGTGCCAGAGCTGAAGCTGGCCGAAGACAAGTTCTCCCGCGCCCAGGGCGATATGACCGACCAGTCCTACAAGCACGCCCGCATGCGCGCCGAACAGGCTGAACTGGATGCGCGCCTGGCCGAAGCCCGGGTCCTGACCCTCAAGAGCCAGGAGCAGTTGAACGTACTCAATACCCGCATCACTCGCCTGCGCAAGCAACTGGGAGATGCCCAATGAGCCTCAAGACCAAAGCACTCGGCGGTTTGCTCTTCGCAGGCTGCGTCAGCCTGTATGGCTGTGCCGGCCAACACAGTGAGTCCGCGCTGCAAGAAGCCGGCGCCGACTTCCAGAAGGTCAAGGAAGATTCCAACGTGCTGCGTATCGCGCCGAAAGATGTGATCCGCGCCGGTGAGTCCCTGGCCCGCGCCGATCGTCTGTCCAGTTACTGGGGCAGCGGTTCGGACGTGGTGCATTACGCTTACCTGAGCCAGCGCTACAGCGAAATTGCCCGGGAACACACCAACCAGGTGCTCAACGAAGAGCAGGCGGCCAAACTCGAGCTGGAGCGCCAGCGCCTGCAACTGGCCCTGCGTGAGTCCAAGCTGCTCAGCGTGCAGCAACAGGGTAAGTGGCTCGAAGAACAAATCGTTGCACTGGCCACCACCCAGACCGATCGCGGGCTGGTGATGACCTTGGGCGATGTACTGTTCGATACCGGCGAAGCAGAGTTGAAGAACTCGGCGAACCGCGTGGTGCTGAAGATCGTCCAGTTCCTGCAGCTCAACCCGAAACGCGTGGTGCGGATCGAGGGCTACACCGACAGCACCGGCGGCAAGCAGGACAACCTCAAACTGTCCCGCGACCGCGCGCAATCGGTGGCTGACGTGCTGATGGACCTGGGCATCGAAGACAAACGCATCCAGGTCGAAGGCTATGGCGATGAATACCCGGTGGACGTGAACGCTTCCGAGCGCGGTCGCGCTCAGAACCGTCGAGTGGAAATTGTGTTCTCCGACGAAAAAGGCCAGCTCGGCGCTGCTCGGTAGGCGCTGGCGGAGCCTGCGATCTTTTGATCTTGCTCTCGATACTCAAGTGGGCCTGGGAGGATCGCAGCCTCGTTTCACTCGATAGCTCCTACAAACCCGGCCTGCCCGTCAGCGCCGGGTTTTTTTACGTCTGCGAATTGCCTCGCAAAGCAGTACAGATTTTGCTGACACTGCACTGTACGGTCGACTATTGTGGCAACTGTCCCCGTACACTTCTAAACTGTTCCGGTATTGTTTCACACAAGAATAAAATGCCCGTGAAATCGAGTACTGCGTCATGACCAATCTCTTGCTCTACCAACGTATTGCTCAGCAACTGGCCGAAGACATCCGTCGGGGTGTCTATCAACCGGGGGAGCGCGTGCCTTCGGTGCGCAAGATGAGCTCGCAGCTCAATGTCAGCCATGCGACGGTGTTGCAGGCGTACGCCAACCTTGAGGATCAGGGCTTGATTCGCGCCCGGCCACAGTCCGGTTATTACGTGCACCAGACCCCGGCCCTGACCGCGCCGACCCCGGACATCGCCCGGGTTGAACGGCCAGGCCTGGTCACGCGCAGCAGCATCATTCAGCAAGTATTGGTCGAATCCCGCCGTGAAGGTGTGTTCCCGCTGGGTGCGGCGGTGCCGAGCGTCGACTATTTACCGGTGCGGGCACTGCATCAGCAATTGGCCAAGGTCACTCGCTTCCATAGTCCACGGGCCTTCAGCTACATGTTCAGCCCGGGTTTCGAGCCGTTGCGCCGTCAGGTGGCGATCCGCATGCGTGATGCCGGCGTCGTGGTCGACCCGTCCGAAGTAGTGATTACCCACGGTTGCGTCGATGCCTTGCAAATGTCGCTTCGCGTATTGACCCGCCCGGGCGACCTGATCGCCGCCGAGTCGCCGACCTATTACGGATTGCTGCAATTGGCCGACTTGCTCGGTCTCAAAGTCATCGAGATCCCCAGCGACCCCGCCACCGGCATGAGCCTGGAAGCGCTGCAACTGGCCGCCAACCAATGGTCGATCAAAGCGCTGGTGCTGACCACCCGCCTGAGCAATCCACTGGGCGGCACCATGCCCGAAGAACGCCAGAAGCAGTTGCTGCGCCTGGCTTCGGATTTCGATATCCAGATTGTCGAAGACGATATCTACGGCGAGCTGATGTTCGAGCAAGGCCGCACCAAATCGCTCAAGGCTTACGACCGGCTCGACCGGGTGATCTATTGCTCGAGTTTCTCCAAGACCCTGTCGCCGGGCGTGCGGATCGGCTGGATGATCGCCGGTAAATACCAACAGGAGATCCAGCGCTTGCAGACGTTCAGCACCCATTCGGCCTGCAGCGTCACGCAGATGGGCATCGCCGCGTACCTGGAGAACGGCGGCTATGACCGGCATTTGCGTTACATCCGTCAGGAGTACCGCAAAAACCTCAGCGCCTTCCAGTTGGCGGTGCAGCAGTATTTCCCCGAAGGCACGCAGATGAGCCGGCCAACCGGTGGCTTTATTTTGTGGGTCAGTCTGCCGGGGCGGGTCAACACTCAGGAGCTGCACGTGCGAGCCCTGCAGCAGGGGATCAGCATCGCGCCGGGACTGATCTTCAGTAATACCGAGCAGTTCAATCACTGCATTCGACTGAACTGTGGCACGCCCTGGAACCGTGAGGCCGAGCGGGCATTGATGACGCTTGGCATGTTGGCGACCCAGCTTTGCCAGGAGACGGCCGGCGGTTTTTGATCCCACGGGCAGGTCATCTGCTGCCCGTGCTTGTCATGTCGCTCCCAACAAGCGAGCATATGGCCCTCTGCCGTTAGTGCCGTTGGGTCCATGAAAACGATTTTTTCTGCTGCCTGGCTGTCGATCTGCCTGGTGATGACTGCGTTACCGGAAGATGTGATGGCCGCTGCCGTCCAGGAAAAACCGGCTGCCAGCAGTACCCAGCCAACCCCGAAGAAACCGGTTGCGGCCAAAAAAGCGACGCCTGCCAAGACGCCTGCCAAAAAGAAAGCCGCCCCGATCAAAAAACGTCCTCCCATTGCCTCCAAGTCCAAACCGGCCAGCGAAGTGGTGAAAAACACCAAACTGCCACCGGCCACGCTCGACTTGAGCTTGCCCCAGCACATGGTCGAAGAACTCAAGCCCGTCGGTACGGTGCCGTTGCCCAAACACGATGGGGTGTTGCCGCAAATGTTCGGCGACAAGACCAGTGACTTCCAACTCAACGGCCGTCTGCTGAGCAACGAAATGCAGTTGCAACTGCGCAACGAAGAGCGCCGCGAGGTTGAAGGCGCGG contains:
- a CDS encoding OmpA family protein, whose product is MSLKTKALGGLLFAGCVSLYGCAGQHSESALQEAGADFQKVKEDSNVLRIAPKDVIRAGESLARADRLSSYWGSGSDVVHYAYLSQRYSEIAREHTNQVLNEEQAAKLELERQRLQLALRESKLLSVQQQGKWLEEQIVALATTQTDRGLVMTLGDVLFDTGEAELKNSANRVVLKIVQFLQLNPKRVVRIEGYTDSTGGKQDNLKLSRDRAQSVADVLMDLGIEDKRIQVEGYGDEYPVDVNASERGRAQNRRVEIVFSDEKGQLGAAR
- a CDS encoding aminotransferase-like domain-containing protein, with protein sequence MTNLLLYQRIAQQLAEDIRRGVYQPGERVPSVRKMSSQLNVSHATVLQAYANLEDQGLIRARPQSGYYVHQTPALTAPTPDIARVERPGLVTRSSIIQQVLVESRREGVFPLGAAVPSVDYLPVRALHQQLAKVTRFHSPRAFSYMFSPGFEPLRRQVAIRMRDAGVVVDPSEVVITHGCVDALQMSLRVLTRPGDLIAAESPTYYGLLQLADLLGLKVIEIPSDPATGMSLEALQLAANQWSIKALVLTTRLSNPLGGTMPEERQKQLLRLASDFDIQIVEDDIYGELMFEQGRTKSLKAYDRLDRVIYCSSFSKTLSPGVRIGWMIAGKYQQEIQRLQTFSTHSACSVTQMGIAAYLENGGYDRHLRYIRQEYRKNLSAFQLAVQQYFPEGTQMSRPTGGFILWVSLPGRVNTQELHVRALQQGISIAPGLIFSNTEQFNHCIRLNCGTPWNREAERALMTLGMLATQLCQETAGGF
- a CDS encoding translation initiation factor 2, giving the protein MKTIFSAAWLSICLVMTALPEDVMAAAVQEKPAASSTQPTPKKPVAAKKATPAKTPAKKKAAPIKKRPPIASKSKPASEVVKNTKLPPATLDLSLPQHMVEELKPVGTVPLPKHDGVLPQMFGDKTSDFQLNGRLLSNEMQLQLRNEERREVEGAALEFEFKR